In Uranotaenia lowii strain MFRU-FL chromosome 2, ASM2978415v1, whole genome shotgun sequence, one genomic interval encodes:
- the LOC129749627 gene encoding uncharacterized protein LOC129749627 gives MVQYASLYNDRIPYDSDRPFKGSNHMYLKRWDQLNRMQWVETTNGLVPPNAVLVGYEEGRYPLFVGRANVMDSVAPGVVKPHQRACFVPWGGKSHKCSRYEVLCTPGTFVHIDSDNTLMRGTPAGISEQGEPLYIGRRLHEGSYISGKIQRSWYFCYIPFKKKELELPVFGSEIFIVDS, from the exons ATGGTGCAATACG CATCCCTCTATAATGATCGCATCCCCTACGATTCGGATCGGCCCTTCAAGGGTTCTAACCATATGTATCTGAAACGTTGGGACCAACTGAACCGAATGCAGTGGGTAGAAACTACCAATGGACTAGTTCCTCCAAATGCGGTACTAGTAGGTTATGAGGAGGGACGATACCCATTGTTCGTGGGTCGGGCCAATGTGATGGACTCTGTGGCACCAGGAGTGGTAAAACCACATCAACGAGCCTGCTTCGTTCCGTGGGGCGGCAAGAGCCACAAATGTTCACGGTACGAGGTGCTCTGTACCCCAGGGACATTCGTACATATCGATAGCGACAACACTCTGATGAGGGGCACACCGGCAGGAATCAGTGAACAGGGAGAGCCGCTTTACATTGGCCGAAGATTGCATGAAGGATCTTATATTAGTGGGAAAATTCAAAGATCATGGTATTTTTGCTACATACCGTTTAAAAAGAAGGAACTTGAACTTCCAGTATTTGGCAGTGAAATTTTCATCGTAGATAGTTGA
- the LOC129749613 gene encoding C3 and PZP-like alpha-2-macroglobulin domain-containing protein 8 isoform X2 — MASNIELDTEDKLEYRFYPATNGVVNFKVRAANDAHLALTTGPEESDPMLEVFIGGWKNSKSVIRKNRTKPDVAEVDTPDVLNAGEFRGFWVKWFDDNKVITVGMEGAAAAFLSYENPEPFPINYVGVCTGWGACGSWIIEQNESAPSAPAAALVSGGAACWVPAANGEIPPGAVVGGSDGGSDEPIYIGRAQHEGAIIPGKVVASHGVCYVAWGGAENPKAEYEVLCDGTGTFVPVSGGEIPPNALPAGESEDGEPLFIGRVPHEGSVTVGKVQQSHGVCYIPYGGQEMAFAEYEIYVSQ, encoded by the exons AGGTTCGCGCCGCTAACGATGCCCATCTGGCGCTGACTACCGGACCGGAGGAATCGGACCCGATGCTGGAGGTCTTCATCGGTGGCTGGAAAAATAGCAAATCGGTCATCCGCAAGAACCGCACCAAGCCGGACGTGGCCGAGGTGGACACTCCCGATGTGCTGAATGCCGGCGAGTTCCGCGGATTTTGGGTCAAGTGGTTCGATGATAAC AAAGTTATCACCGTCGGCATGGAAGGGGCGGCCGCAGCTTTCTTGTCCTACGAAAACCCGGAACCGTTCCCGATTAACTATGTCGGAGTGTGCACCGGTTGGGGAGCGTGTGGATCGTGGATCATCGAGCAGAACGAATCCGCTCCATCGGCTCCGGCTGCTGCCCTAGTTTCAGGAGGGGCAGCTTGCTGGGTTCCCGCAGCCAACGGCGAGATTCCACCAGGTGCCGTTGTGGGTGGAAGCGATGGTGGATCCGATGAGCCGATTTACATTGGCCGTGCACAGCATGAAGGAGCCATCATTCCTGGAAAGGTTGTGGCATCTCATGGGGTGTGCTACGTTGCCTGGGGAGGCGCAGAAAATCCGAAAGCTGAATACGAAGTTTTGTGTGATGGTACTGGTACATTTGTACCCGTTTCCGGAGGTGAAATTCCACCAAATGCTCTGCCGGCCGGAGAATCTGAGGATGGTGAACCATTGTTCATTGGACGTGTACCACATGAAGGCTCCGTCACGGTGGGAAAAGTCCAGCAATCGCACGGTGTTTGCTACATTCCATACGGAGGACAGGAAATGGCATTTGCCGAATATGAAATCTACGTTAGTCAGTAG
- the LOC129749618 gene encoding uncharacterized protein LOC129749618 — MVNLVSPPSLSQMQFWHGLWEYQHEPRLERRARQRLLARRDRQTGLQWVWASNGQVPRNAVRTVDSHRNSSFIGRAHHQGSVTPGYIDPKRKACCIAWGGDEHEKRIYEVLCTTGSFLPVSEVNTEVLLSATSAGISENGEPLFIGRVRHEGKYIYGKVQRSHGVCYISHGKREMGFKEYEVFSAMPDPTFQYHEWVSNEDVETVPPKAIVGGMNQDGYLYIGRAKHRNSLTPGSVCPRANICHIAWGSDEHPKSKYEYLCNCKTKFISCSSNNVPVGAIHGGYSEFGEPLFIGRVQINRRQLIVGKVQPSHSVCYVPYRGKETAYKEYEILVLDNC; from the exons ATGGTGAATTTAG TTTCTCCGCCTTCGCTTTCCCAGATGCAATTTTGGCACGGGCTCTGGGAGTATCAACATGAACCGAGACTGGAACGTAGAGCTCGCCAGCGATTGTTGGCACGGCGAGATCGCCAAACCGGGTTGCAGTGGGTCTGGGCCAGCAACGGGCAAGTTCCTAGGAATGCTGTCAGGACGGTCGATTCGCACCGGAACAGTTCTTTCATAGGAAGAGCTCATCACCAGGGTTCGGTGACACCCGGATATATAGATCCTAAGCGCAAGGCTTGTTGCATCGCCTGGGGTGGTGATGAACACGAGAAGAGAATCTACGAAGTCCTCTGTACGACCGGATCATTCCTACCGGTTTCGGAGGTCAACACGGAAGTGCTGCTGAGCGCTACTTCGGCTGGGATTTCAGAAAATGGCGAACCACTTTTCATCGGACGGGTGAGACACGAGGGGAAGTACATTTATGGCAAAGTGCAGCGGTCGCACGGAGTGTGCTACATTAGCCATGGCAAACGCGAAATGGGATTCAAGGAATACGAAGTATTCAGTGCAATGCCAGACCCAACATTCCAGTATCACGAGTGGGTGAGCAACGAAGATGTCGAGACTGTTCCACCGAAAGCCATCGTGGGCGGTATGAACCAGGACGGGTATTTGTACATCGGTCGTGCCAAACACCGTAATTCGCTTACACCCGGGTCCGTTTGTCCCAGAGCAAACATTTGCCACATTGCCTGGGGCTCCGATGAGCATCCCAAAAGCAAATACGAATATCTATGCAATTGTAAGACAAAGTTTATTTCATGTTCATCGAACAATGTGCCCGTGGGAGCCATTCACGGAGGTTATTCGGAATTCGGGGAACCTCTGTTCATCGGACGCGTACAGATCAACAGAAGGCAGCTTATAGTTGGAAAGGTTCAACCGTCCCACTCGGTTTGCTACGTTCCGTATAGAGGAAAAGAAACTGCTTACAAAGAATATGAAATACTAGTATTAGACAACTGCTAA